From the Pongo pygmaeus isolate AG05252 chromosome X, NHGRI_mPonPyg2-v2.0_pri, whole genome shotgun sequence genome, one window contains:
- the RTL3 gene encoding retrotransposon Gag-like protein 3, translating into MVEDLAASYIALKLENEILQAQVQQLMEENAALRAQIPELQKSQSAKEDDLLRKSSEAKEPQKLPEHTNPPAAWEAQKTPQFKEPQKPPEPQELLPWEPPAAWELQEAPTAPESLEPPATQESQKSPMAHEIPTVLEGQGPANTQDATSAQEPENSEPQDPPNIEKPQEAPEYQETAAQLEFLELPPPQEPLEPSNAQKFLEFSAAQESLEGLIVVETLAASEFPQAPIGLEATDFPLQYTLTFNGDSQKLPEFLFQLHSYMRVRGHLYPTEAALVSFVGNCFSGKAGWWFQLLLDIQSPLLEQCESFILVLQDTFDNPENMKDANQCIHQLCQGEGHVTTHFHLIVQELNWDESTLWIQFQEGLASSIRDELSHTSPATNLSDLITQCISLEEKPDPNPLGKSSSAEGDVSESPPAENQPMQAAINCPHISEAEWVPSAQRPLMPLLWLF; encoded by the coding sequence ATGGTGGAGGACTTAGCAGCCTCCTATATTGCTCTGAAATTGGAGAATGAAATTCTGCAGGCTCAAGTGCAGCAGCTGATGGAAGAAAATGCTGCTCTCCGGGCCCAGATCCCAGAACTTCAGAAGTCGCAATCAGCCAAGGAGGATGATCTACTCCGAAAGTCCTCAGAGGCCAAGGAGCCCCAGAAGCTCCCAGAGCACACGAATCCCCCAGCAGCCTGGGAGGCCCAAAAGACCCCACAGTTCAAGGAACCCCAGAAGCCACCAGAGCCACAGGAGCTTCTACCCTGGGAACCCCCAGCAGCCTGGGAGCTCCAGGAGGCCCCTACAGCCCCAGAGTCCCTGGAGCCTCCAGCAACCCAGGAGTCCCAGAAATCTCCAATGGCCCATGAGATCCCAACAGTCTTGGAGGGCCAGGGGCCTGCAAACACCCAGGATGCCACATCAGCCCAAGAGCCCGAGAATTCAGAACCCCAGGATCCCCCAAATATTGAGAAGCCCCAGGAGGCACCAGAATACCAGGAGACTGCAGCACAGCTAGAATTCCTTGAGCTTCCACCTCCCCAGGAGCCTCTGGAGCCTTCAAATGCCCAGAAATTCCTAGAATTCTCAGCAGCCCAGGAGTCCCTGGAGGGTCTAATAGTTGTGGAGACATTAGCAGCTTCAGAGTTTCCACAGGCCCCTATTGGGTTAGAGGCTACAGATTTCCCCCTGCAATACACTTTAACCTTCAATGGAGATTCCCAGAAGCTTCCTGAGTTCCTGTTTCAACTGCATAGTTACATGAGAGTCAGAGGGCACCTGTATCCCACTGAAGCAGCCCTGGTGAGCTTTGTTGGCAATTGCTTCTCAGGTAAGGCAGGATGGTGGTTCCAGCTCTTACTGGATATCCAAAGCCCCTTACTGGAGCAATGTGAAAGTTTCATACTTGTGCTCCAGGATACTTTTGATAATCCAGAAAACATGAAAGATGCCAACCAATGCATCCATCAACTCTGCCAAGGGGAGGGTCATGTAACAACCCACTTCCACCTCATTGTTCAAGAGCTGAACTGGGATGAAAGCACTCTCTGGATCCAATTTCAAGAAGGTCTTGCCAGTTCTATACGAGATGAACTGTCTCACACAAGCCCAGCCACCAATCTATCTGATCTCATCACTCAGTGCATCAGCCTAGAAGAGAAGCCTGATCCCAATCCATTAGGGAAAAGCTCCTCTGCAGAGGGCGATGTATCTGAGAGTCCACCAGCTGAAAACCAACCTATGCAGGCTGCAATCAACTGCCCACACATCAGTGAAGCTGAATGGGTCCCATCAGCGCAAAGGCCACTTATGCCTCTACTGTGGTTATTCTGA